Proteins from a genomic interval of Kitasatospora herbaricolor:
- a CDS encoding 3-dehydroquinate synthase II family protein, protein MKLSWLDIRKTDEAKAAILQEALHYRLDGIVADDPAEFEQLPPTVQKVLFPQGKPLPESFGSADIVIVDPAQHGEPAELALRHPEVEFGRFVEIIDADTLEDACQSARTEKWSLLLFRDPTKIPLEIVIAAAAKSTGSLITIAQDVEEAEIIFGVLELGSDGVMMAPAKVGDAAALRNSAEFESPNLELTELTITATSHIGMGERACVDTCSHFREDEGILVGSHSKGMILCVSETHPLPYMPTRPFRVNAGAIHSYTLSKGERTNYLSELRTGSKITAVDVKGQTRIITVGRVKIESRPLISIDAVAANGQAVNLILQDDWHVRVLGPGGVVLNSTELKPGDIVLGYLPTEDRHVGYPINEFCLEK, encoded by the coding sequence GTGAAGCTCAGCTGGCTCGACATCCGCAAGACCGACGAAGCCAAGGCCGCGATCCTCCAGGAGGCGCTGCACTACCGTCTGGACGGCATCGTCGCCGACGACCCCGCCGAGTTCGAGCAGCTGCCGCCGACCGTGCAGAAGGTGCTCTTCCCGCAGGGCAAGCCGCTGCCCGAGAGCTTCGGCAGCGCCGACATCGTGATCGTCGACCCCGCCCAGCACGGTGAGCCGGCCGAGCTGGCGCTGCGTCACCCCGAGGTGGAGTTCGGCCGCTTCGTCGAGATCATCGACGCCGACACCCTGGAGGACGCCTGCCAGTCCGCCCGCACCGAGAAGTGGAGCCTGCTCCTCTTCCGCGACCCCACCAAGATCCCGCTGGAGATCGTGATCGCGGCCGCCGCCAAGTCCACCGGCAGCCTGATCACCATCGCCCAGGACGTCGAGGAGGCCGAGATCATCTTCGGTGTCCTGGAGCTCGGCTCCGACGGCGTGATGATGGCCCCGGCCAAGGTGGGTGACGCGGCCGCGCTGCGGAACTCGGCCGAGTTCGAGTCCCCCAACCTGGAGCTGACCGAGCTGACGATCACCGCCACCAGCCACATCGGCATGGGCGAGCGGGCCTGCGTCGACACCTGCTCGCACTTCCGCGAGGACGAGGGCATCCTGGTCGGCTCGCACTCCAAGGGCATGATCCTCTGCGTCAGCGAGACCCACCCGCTGCCGTACATGCCGACCCGCCCGTTCCGGGTGAACGCCGGCGCGATCCACTCGTACACCCTGTCCAAGGGCGAGCGCACCAACTACCTGAGCGAGCTCCGGACCGGCAGCAAGATCACCGCGGTGGACGTGAAGGGCCAGACCCGGATCATCACCGTGGGCCGGGTCAAGATCGAGTCCCGTCCGCTGATCTCCATCGACGCGGTGGCGGCCAACGGGCAGGCCGTCAACCTGATCCTGCAGGACGACTGGCACGTGCGGGTGCTCGGCCCCGGCGGTGTCGTCCTCAACAGCACCGAGCTGAAGCCGGGCGACATCGTGCTGGGCTACCTGCCCACCGAGGACCGTCACGTCGGCTACCCGATCAACGAGTTCTGCCTGGAGAAGTAG